The Octopus sinensis linkage group LG19, ASM634580v1, whole genome shotgun sequence genome contains a region encoding:
- the LOC115221980 gene encoding RNA binding motif protein, X-linked-like-1 isoform X4, producing MVEKDRPGKIFVGGLSPEVDEKLLENLFGKYGKIIEILIIRDKESRQSRGYAFVTFENPLDAEDAVKAVDGMELKGREIHCEQAILPQALERNRRGPPPSRGSRGRPSLLLRTAREKLSKARRGGFAGKPIRGRPIGSYDVFSSFRGGPPGRLRPSGRGGPPGHFSPPSLRGRGPPSPPIVSSRSMFRDSSRGPPISSRGPRDLSPRSGPPRRGIPRSMDSPPRRSSFDDDYNSPPYWEKSGRSDRLSMGVPERGPLRSRDFHPAPSPPREMRREYRSEREFREFSPRDFDRPSFREKISSRMVFSTNDGALRTADRGEYISSDRDLGSSRSSRDYISPRYDDLDREYSSRNFVSREHTSSTSRGSRSYGSSRESGRSFSSHNYDRGVDLSPREYDSYRSYGHSMEVVCLCLPWCFWLTFCYYNYYHSWPLSALLCCNIPT from the exons ATGGTTGAAAAAGACAGGCCTGGAAAAATATTTGTGGGTGGCCTCAGCCCAGAGGTCGATGAAAAATTGTTAGAAAATCTGTTTGGGAAATACGGCAAGATTATTGAAA TTCTAATTATTCGAGATAAAGAAAGTCGTCAATCTCGAGGCTATGCTTTTGTCACTTTTGAAAATCCATTGGATGCAGAAGATGCAGTCAAAGCTGTTGATGGCATG gAATTGAAAGGCCGTGAAATTCATTGTGAACAAGCAATTCTTCCTCAAGCTCTGGAGAGAAATAGGCGTGGACCACCACCATCAAGGGGTTCTCGTGGAAGACCATCTTTACTTCTGAGAACTGCTAGAGAAAAGCTGTCAAAAGCCAGAAGAGGTGGTTTTGCAGGGAAGCCCATTCGTGGAAGGCCTATCggaag TTATGATGTTTTCAGTTCATTCCGAGGAGGCCCTCCAGGAAGATTGCGTCCATCAGGGAGAGGTGGACCTCCAGGGCATTTCTCACCACCCTCTTTAAGAGGAAGAGGCCCACCTTCACCACCAATTGTAAGCTCTCGAAGTATGTTTAGGGATTCTTCTCGGGGGCCACCAATATCATCACGTGGTCCTCGTGATCTCTCTCCTCGCAGTGGGCCACCAAGAAGAGGCATACCTAGAAGTATGGATTCACCTCCCAGAAGATCCAGCTTTG ATGATGACTACAATTCCCCACCTTATTGGGAAAAGTCAG GCCGAAGTGACCGATTGTCTATGGGTGTACCTGAAAGAGGACCCCTTCGCAGCAGAGATTTTCATCCTGCACCATCTCCACCTAGAGAGATGAGGCGAGAATACAGAAGTGAAAG ggAATTCCGAGAATTTAGCCCTAGGGATTTTGATCGTCCTTCATTCCGTGAAAAGATATCTTCAAG AATGGTGTTCTCTACCAATGATGGCGCTCTGAGAACTGCAGACAGAGG AGAATATATATCGTCTGATCGGGATTTGGGTTCTTCACGTTCAAGCCGAGATTACATTTCTCCAAGGTATGATGACCTGGACAGAGAGTATTCCAGTCGGAATTTTGTATCCAGAGAACACACATCTTCCACTAGTCGTGGTAGTCGATCATATGGTTCCAGCAG GGAATCTGGTCGTAGTTTCTCTAGCCATAACTATGACAGAGGTGTAGATCTTTCTCCTCGTGAGTACGACTCCTACAGAAGTTATG GCCATTCAATGGAAGTAGTCTGTCTCTGCCTACCATGGTGTTTTTGGTTAACattctgctactacaactactaccactcaTGGCCTCTTTCTGCTCTTCTCTGTTGCAACATCCCGACTTAG
- the LOC115221980 gene encoding RNA-binding motif protein, X chromosome isoform X1 yields MVEKDRPGKIFVGGLSPEVDEKLLENLFGKYGKIIEILIIRDKESRQSRGYAFVTFENPLDAEDAVKAVDGMELKGREIHCEQAILPQALERNRRGPPPSRGSRGRPSLLLRTAREKLSKARRGGFAGKPIRGRPIGSYDVFSSFRGGPPGRLRPSGRGGPPGHFSPPSLRGRGPPSPPIVSSRSMFRDSSRGPPISSRGPRDLSPRSGPPRRGIPRSMDSPPRRSSFDDDYNSPPYWEKSGRSDRLSMGVPERGPLRSRDFHPAPSPPREMRREYRSEREFREFSPRDFDRPSFREKISSRMVFSTNDGALRTADRGEYISSDRDLGSSRSSRDYISPRYDDLDREYSSRNFVSREHTSSTSRGSRSYGSSRESGRSFSSHNYDRGVDLSPREYDSYRSYGPRDTPNPNRGPPSRSYSSYGPSSSTHRSYISSSSRGGPSSSCGPPPSMSSRGPAPPISSRGPPLSSRGPPPMSSRGPPMSRRGSIGSDQRGEYSREVYPSGSRRPAPQDSRGPSAKRPRGADGPSRSGPPFRR; encoded by the exons ATGGTTGAAAAAGACAGGCCTGGAAAAATATTTGTGGGTGGCCTCAGCCCAGAGGTCGATGAAAAATTGTTAGAAAATCTGTTTGGGAAATACGGCAAGATTATTGAAA TTCTAATTATTCGAGATAAAGAAAGTCGTCAATCTCGAGGCTATGCTTTTGTCACTTTTGAAAATCCATTGGATGCAGAAGATGCAGTCAAAGCTGTTGATGGCATG gAATTGAAAGGCCGTGAAATTCATTGTGAACAAGCAATTCTTCCTCAAGCTCTGGAGAGAAATAGGCGTGGACCACCACCATCAAGGGGTTCTCGTGGAAGACCATCTTTACTTCTGAGAACTGCTAGAGAAAAGCTGTCAAAAGCCAGAAGAGGTGGTTTTGCAGGGAAGCCCATTCGTGGAAGGCCTATCggaag TTATGATGTTTTCAGTTCATTCCGAGGAGGCCCTCCAGGAAGATTGCGTCCATCAGGGAGAGGTGGACCTCCAGGGCATTTCTCACCACCCTCTTTAAGAGGAAGAGGCCCACCTTCACCACCAATTGTAAGCTCTCGAAGTATGTTTAGGGATTCTTCTCGGGGGCCACCAATATCATCACGTGGTCCTCGTGATCTCTCTCCTCGCAGTGGGCCACCAAGAAGAGGCATACCTAGAAGTATGGATTCACCTCCCAGAAGATCCAGCTTTG ATGATGACTACAATTCCCCACCTTATTGGGAAAAGTCAG GCCGAAGTGACCGATTGTCTATGGGTGTACCTGAAAGAGGACCCCTTCGCAGCAGAGATTTTCATCCTGCACCATCTCCACCTAGAGAGATGAGGCGAGAATACAGAAGTGAAAG ggAATTCCGAGAATTTAGCCCTAGGGATTTTGATCGTCCTTCATTCCGTGAAAAGATATCTTCAAG AATGGTGTTCTCTACCAATGATGGCGCTCTGAGAACTGCAGACAGAGG AGAATATATATCGTCTGATCGGGATTTGGGTTCTTCACGTTCAAGCCGAGATTACATTTCTCCAAGGTATGATGACCTGGACAGAGAGTATTCCAGTCGGAATTTTGTATCCAGAGAACACACATCTTCCACTAGTCGTGGTAGTCGATCATATGGTTCCAGCAG GGAATCTGGTCGTAGTTTCTCTAGCCATAACTATGACAGAGGTGTAGATCTTTCTCCTCGTGAGTACGACTCCTACAGAAGTTATG GCCCTCGTGACACTCCGAATCCAAACAGAGGACCTCCATCGCGCAGTTACTCTTCCTATGGACCTTCTTCCAGTACACATCGCAGTTATATATCTAGCAGCTCACGAGGAGGGCCATCTTCATCCTGTGGCCCACCGCCAAGCATGTCCTCAAGGGGCCCAGCCCCGCCTATCTCTTCTAGAGGACCACCACTCTCCTCCAGAGGGCCGCCGCCTATGTCATCTCGTGGTCCACCTATGTCTCGCAGAGGCTCCATTGGCAGTGATCAACGTGGAGAATACAGTCGAGAAGTCTATCCTTCTGGAAGCCGCCGCCCTGCTCCTCAGGACTCTAGGGGTCCCTCAGCCAAACGTCCGAGAGGTGCAGATGGACCATCAAGAAGTGGACCGCCATTCAGGcgctaa
- the LOC115221980 gene encoding RNA-binding motif protein, X chromosome isoform X3, with product MVEKDRPGKIFVGGLSPEVDEKLLENLFGKYGKIIEILIIRDKESRQSRGYAFVTFENPLDAEDAVKAVDGMELKGREIHCEQAILPQALERNRRGPPPSRGSRGRPSLLLRTAREKLSKARRGGFAGKPIRGRPIGSYDVFSSFRGGPPGRLRPSGRGGPPGHFSPPSLRGRGPPSPPIVSSRSMFRDSSRGPPISSRGPRDLSPRSGPPRRGIPRSMDSPPRRSSFDDDYNSPPYWEKSGRSDRLSMGVPERGPLRSRDFHPAPSPPREMRREYRSEREFREFSPRDFDRPSFREKISSREYISSDRDLGSSRSSRDYISPRYDDLDREYSSRNFVSREHTSSTSRGSRSYGSSRESGRSFSSHNYDRGVDLSPREYDSYRSYGPRDTPNPNRGPPSRSYSSYGPSSSTHRSYISSSSRGGPSSSCGPPPSMSSRGPAPPISSRGPPLSSRGPPPMSSRGPPMSRRGSIGSDQRGEYSREVYPSGSRRPAPQDSRGPSAKRPRGADGPSRSGPPFRR from the exons ATGGTTGAAAAAGACAGGCCTGGAAAAATATTTGTGGGTGGCCTCAGCCCAGAGGTCGATGAAAAATTGTTAGAAAATCTGTTTGGGAAATACGGCAAGATTATTGAAA TTCTAATTATTCGAGATAAAGAAAGTCGTCAATCTCGAGGCTATGCTTTTGTCACTTTTGAAAATCCATTGGATGCAGAAGATGCAGTCAAAGCTGTTGATGGCATG gAATTGAAAGGCCGTGAAATTCATTGTGAACAAGCAATTCTTCCTCAAGCTCTGGAGAGAAATAGGCGTGGACCACCACCATCAAGGGGTTCTCGTGGAAGACCATCTTTACTTCTGAGAACTGCTAGAGAAAAGCTGTCAAAAGCCAGAAGAGGTGGTTTTGCAGGGAAGCCCATTCGTGGAAGGCCTATCggaag TTATGATGTTTTCAGTTCATTCCGAGGAGGCCCTCCAGGAAGATTGCGTCCATCAGGGAGAGGTGGACCTCCAGGGCATTTCTCACCACCCTCTTTAAGAGGAAGAGGCCCACCTTCACCACCAATTGTAAGCTCTCGAAGTATGTTTAGGGATTCTTCTCGGGGGCCACCAATATCATCACGTGGTCCTCGTGATCTCTCTCCTCGCAGTGGGCCACCAAGAAGAGGCATACCTAGAAGTATGGATTCACCTCCCAGAAGATCCAGCTTTG ATGATGACTACAATTCCCCACCTTATTGGGAAAAGTCAG GCCGAAGTGACCGATTGTCTATGGGTGTACCTGAAAGAGGACCCCTTCGCAGCAGAGATTTTCATCCTGCACCATCTCCACCTAGAGAGATGAGGCGAGAATACAGAAGTGAAAG ggAATTCCGAGAATTTAGCCCTAGGGATTTTGATCGTCCTTCATTCCGTGAAAAGATATCTTCAAG AGAATATATATCGTCTGATCGGGATTTGGGTTCTTCACGTTCAAGCCGAGATTACATTTCTCCAAGGTATGATGACCTGGACAGAGAGTATTCCAGTCGGAATTTTGTATCCAGAGAACACACATCTTCCACTAGTCGTGGTAGTCGATCATATGGTTCCAGCAG GGAATCTGGTCGTAGTTTCTCTAGCCATAACTATGACAGAGGTGTAGATCTTTCTCCTCGTGAGTACGACTCCTACAGAAGTTATG GCCCTCGTGACACTCCGAATCCAAACAGAGGACCTCCATCGCGCAGTTACTCTTCCTATGGACCTTCTTCCAGTACACATCGCAGTTATATATCTAGCAGCTCACGAGGAGGGCCATCTTCATCCTGTGGCCCACCGCCAAGCATGTCCTCAAGGGGCCCAGCCCCGCCTATCTCTTCTAGAGGACCACCACTCTCCTCCAGAGGGCCGCCGCCTATGTCATCTCGTGGTCCACCTATGTCTCGCAGAGGCTCCATTGGCAGTGATCAACGTGGAGAATACAGTCGAGAAGTCTATCCTTCTGGAAGCCGCCGCCCTGCTCCTCAGGACTCTAGGGGTCCCTCAGCCAAACGTCCGAGAGGTGCAGATGGACCATCAAGAAGTGGACCGCCATTCAGGcgctaa
- the LOC115221980 gene encoding RNA binding motif protein, X-linked-like-1 isoform X2: MVEKDRPGKIFVGGLSPEVDEKLLENLFGKYGKIIEILIIRDKESRQSRGYAFVTFENPLDAEDAVKAVDGMELKGREIHCEQAILPQALERNRRGPPPSRGSRGRPSLLLRTAREKLSKARRGGFAGKPIRGRPIGSSFRGGPPGRLRPSGRGGPPGHFSPPSLRGRGPPSPPIVSSRSMFRDSSRGPPISSRGPRDLSPRSGPPRRGIPRSMDSPPRRSSFDDDYNSPPYWEKSGRSDRLSMGVPERGPLRSRDFHPAPSPPREMRREYRSEREFREFSPRDFDRPSFREKISSRMVFSTNDGALRTADRGEYISSDRDLGSSRSSRDYISPRYDDLDREYSSRNFVSREHTSSTSRGSRSYGSSRESGRSFSSHNYDRGVDLSPREYDSYRSYGPRDTPNPNRGPPSRSYSSYGPSSSTHRSYISSSSRGGPSSSCGPPPSMSSRGPAPPISSRGPPLSSRGPPPMSSRGPPMSRRGSIGSDQRGEYSREVYPSGSRRPAPQDSRGPSAKRPRGADGPSRSGPPFRR; this comes from the exons ATGGTTGAAAAAGACAGGCCTGGAAAAATATTTGTGGGTGGCCTCAGCCCAGAGGTCGATGAAAAATTGTTAGAAAATCTGTTTGGGAAATACGGCAAGATTATTGAAA TTCTAATTATTCGAGATAAAGAAAGTCGTCAATCTCGAGGCTATGCTTTTGTCACTTTTGAAAATCCATTGGATGCAGAAGATGCAGTCAAAGCTGTTGATGGCATG gAATTGAAAGGCCGTGAAATTCATTGTGAACAAGCAATTCTTCCTCAAGCTCTGGAGAGAAATAGGCGTGGACCACCACCATCAAGGGGTTCTCGTGGAAGACCATCTTTACTTCTGAGAACTGCTAGAGAAAAGCTGTCAAAAGCCAGAAGAGGTGGTTTTGCAGGGAAGCCCATTCGTGGAAGGCCTATCggaag TTCATTCCGAGGAGGCCCTCCAGGAAGATTGCGTCCATCAGGGAGAGGTGGACCTCCAGGGCATTTCTCACCACCCTCTTTAAGAGGAAGAGGCCCACCTTCACCACCAATTGTAAGCTCTCGAAGTATGTTTAGGGATTCTTCTCGGGGGCCACCAATATCATCACGTGGTCCTCGTGATCTCTCTCCTCGCAGTGGGCCACCAAGAAGAGGCATACCTAGAAGTATGGATTCACCTCCCAGAAGATCCAGCTTTG ATGATGACTACAATTCCCCACCTTATTGGGAAAAGTCAG GCCGAAGTGACCGATTGTCTATGGGTGTACCTGAAAGAGGACCCCTTCGCAGCAGAGATTTTCATCCTGCACCATCTCCACCTAGAGAGATGAGGCGAGAATACAGAAGTGAAAG ggAATTCCGAGAATTTAGCCCTAGGGATTTTGATCGTCCTTCATTCCGTGAAAAGATATCTTCAAG AATGGTGTTCTCTACCAATGATGGCGCTCTGAGAACTGCAGACAGAGG AGAATATATATCGTCTGATCGGGATTTGGGTTCTTCACGTTCAAGCCGAGATTACATTTCTCCAAGGTATGATGACCTGGACAGAGAGTATTCCAGTCGGAATTTTGTATCCAGAGAACACACATCTTCCACTAGTCGTGGTAGTCGATCATATGGTTCCAGCAG GGAATCTGGTCGTAGTTTCTCTAGCCATAACTATGACAGAGGTGTAGATCTTTCTCCTCGTGAGTACGACTCCTACAGAAGTTATG GCCCTCGTGACACTCCGAATCCAAACAGAGGACCTCCATCGCGCAGTTACTCTTCCTATGGACCTTCTTCCAGTACACATCGCAGTTATATATCTAGCAGCTCACGAGGAGGGCCATCTTCATCCTGTGGCCCACCGCCAAGCATGTCCTCAAGGGGCCCAGCCCCGCCTATCTCTTCTAGAGGACCACCACTCTCCTCCAGAGGGCCGCCGCCTATGTCATCTCGTGGTCCACCTATGTCTCGCAGAGGCTCCATTGGCAGTGATCAACGTGGAGAATACAGTCGAGAAGTCTATCCTTCTGGAAGCCGCCGCCCTGCTCCTCAGGACTCTAGGGGTCCCTCAGCCAAACGTCCGAGAGGTGCAGATGGACCATCAAGAAGTGGACCGCCATTCAGGcgctaa